Part of the Henckelia pumila isolate YLH828 chromosome 2, ASM3356847v2, whole genome shotgun sequence genome is shown below.
tgcatttctaatcaaatttgaatgtattaaatatttatgaaaattcagtttacacccaaaccgcacactgaaaccgaatttctagtcgattttacaatatgttgattatcaaagtgatcgaaatcaatacctcctctgtcgacttggaatcgattaacatgcaagcaaacagttgatcaaactattcacaagacaaatataaatctaacaatcaataaaataaaatcaactatgaaaaatcccaaacaaacattcaagttttctacataaatttgttcggcccaatcacgccgtcttggttgaaaataaactactcaataattaaaaacaataattcaaaaataaaaataagaagaataaaagaaaagagaaatcttatCTCCCAAGacctgtagccgcctcctctgtgttgtctgcgctctggaacttcggaaccctaaaaaatatgttgtatcttctatttatagtgtccggaacccataccaattaatttcttttcaaaacaaggatttttcggaacgcGTATGACCCGGAACACGCGCGCGCACGGAATAGGTCTCTCGCGCGCacagcacataaaaacagaggtCTGGAACTCCgactcgcgcgcgcgagcttgattctcgcgcgcgcgcagtacaaaaattttGCTGCGAGCGAGTCGGATcaagctaaaatttggacagcagcttcaaaacatcttgaactttaatctgaacggtgaagatcggatttggatctctgtaaaattaaatttgatatttCGAACAAAGCTGCTCCGCAATTCACActttaaaaatacatttttctacaaaatcaacccgaggaataaaatacacacacatgcactaaaacacatgaaaacacttaaaaataatataaatgcacacaaaatagacataaaactatcacgaaataatgcatacaaaatgcacttatcatacACCATTTGATTTTTCTATGCtcgtattatattttttaaggaGTGATTGtaatttctcaacttgttgagatatttgatttttgttttacaCTCTCTGGTTTTTTTCCCAATTTAGTATTGATTTTGGAGTGCACGTTGAGAAATCTAAATTTTTGTAGGAATCATTAGTATTGATTTTATAAtcgaatattatatttttctattaGTCTTTCCGCCTTAAGTCATCGCACAAGTAATTGTACTTGTGCATATTAATTATTGTGTTAATTGATtattagtttaatatttatttcCGTGGCGTAATTAATCGTTTTTAAACATTTtaaggaaaaataatttttttggtttatTAACTTGTCTATCTTTTGGTTTTGGGCCACAAACTTTTTCAATTCGTTTTAGTACACcaacttttaatttttggttattttgttCCAATCGCTGACATGACAGCTTGACACGTCAGTATTTTCTGATGTCACGTCATCCGTTGgaccaaaatatttgaaaattaaaagttagtgtaccaaaaccaaaatttaaaaaattaatggatcaaaaaaaatattttcccaaTAATTTAATTCgaacttcttaatttttagttgatgtctttggtgttgccaacaccaaCGTTTTAATTATCATAAGCTTGCCTGTTATGTCATGTCGATACCTTTTAGAAAACATTTTTCAGCAATTTTGTGAAGAAAGAACTGAGAAGTGCTTCTTAGATACTCTTTCAAACACTAAttcatataattaattaaactacACAAATTACCTTATGTGTaatgtaaatttttttactGATATTACACATATCCATGTTTTTTGATTATCTATTTTATCTTTCGTATCAACCAGTATTTTCTTTGTGTAATGAAATGCTGAGGAAGGGTTCGtaaggatttttaaaaataaatttgaaatttattaattttttagtgAACTTCAAatctattattaattatttttttttatttttccctgtattaataatattattatttataacttgaaattttttgtattaccttttttttttttgtattaccTAAGATAGCATGAAATGAGTTTCAAAAAAGATAGCATGAAATTTGGGAAAATGTTATACATAATATAAACGAATAATGCTATGTGTACATATAGTCTTACAAAAAAGCTTATACGTTCTATTAAATTAGGAAAATGtatcaaaattcttttaaaatatcTTTATTTTCAACTTACAATTATTTTTCTTGTTCAAAAAAACtcttaacaaaaaaattattattatttattttattatttattgtgtaGTATTAGGGGTGTTAAAATTGAACCCGACATCAGTTTGCAGATAATTATCGAATTAAGGTAGAGGTTTTGGGGTTCGGGTTAGAAccgaaatatttgaattttttaaatttaacaaaataattaaatatccataataataatcaatatattttgatttaaatacataataacaaaatatcatttatataattatatataatttaaatttaaaagttcAAGTGTACAAAGTTTAAAATATACTTAatacacaaaataaaaattatttttaaaaattaatattttacaaaataattattacttgTTGAAAATCTATGATAtaatatacaataattttttcaaacatacaatatataaaaatatagtaaatattttttaattctataaataagtaaaaaactttttaaaaatttctcaaATCAAATCCGAATAAATCAATAGCAACCTATTCGAACTCGACTAACCCGATCAAtcagaaatttgattttttattttgttttttttaacaaaataattaattactacacataataataaataaatatattttaatttaaatacataataataaaatatcgcTTATATATGATgtaaatttgaaagtttaattttaaaattttaaaatatatttactagaaaaaataaacaattattatttttgttgaaatcagtaaataattatattttaaaattttataaaatatttattttttttgaatttggtaaaattaattttataagtaagtaataaaaaataataatatttttgttgaaagattttttttagcaaaacaaaaaattaattgtaaattgaaaagaaataatttttttaaaaaaaattaaaatatttttcaaatctaATAGAACGTGTAACCAAATGTACATATATCATTATCCAATATACCAAACAGACCTAACCGTCGGCCTCTCTTTTTCGGTTACAACCAACCTTCAATGCTCCAAAACCCGTGCGCGCACCCAGTTTGTTTggtaaatatgaaaataaatgaaGAATTTCGGATGCTCTGCAACGGTCATCTGCAAACCAAAATTCCCCACACAACACGTAAAAATCTCGATAATTATATTCATAGATTCGTCCCGTGAATCTTGTTCttcactattattattattattttcttttttttttggcagGATTTTGTCCGATCGAATTCTGAATGGAGCACCAAGTGCAGAGATTCATAAGGGAAGACTGTTTTGGTGACGCTACTGGATCGGCTTCTGGTTCGGAGGTGCAAGAAGAGGGGGAGAATTTCGAAGAGTCGACGCCGCTGCCGTTTCCTCAAAGGAATCTTGAATATTCCGGCAACTCTCACCACGGAGATCGCTTGACTGCGACAGAAAATGAGGGTTCCCCGGCTACGCAGAGCGATGCTTGGTCCTGCGTCATTGTCGTGCTCACTTTCTGTTTGTTTGGTAAAATTTGTTTCTATCGTGGTTAAATTTAAGGTTATTTGATTATGTGTAGGAGATGCAGAATGTGTTGGTTATAAAGTAGTTAAATCATTTGGATAAAACAAGTTTCAAGTTCTtcggtgatttttttttttattgtgatgACATAGGATTTTGCAactattaaaatttataaaaatgaaACGATTTAGTACGGCAAGCAATCAAGTCCAATTATGGGGTGCTCGTCTGTTCCGTTTCTGTTCTCAGGCTCCATGACACTGCTATTTGGGGTGTATGCATCTGAAAATGTACTGCTCGGACCATATTCATCCATATTGATCAATCCCAACCATTTATTTGTGGACTCTATAAAGGTAACTATAGTTAGCTCGCAATTTTAGTTGGGTTTTCTAGTTTACTGTTCAATTTATGGAAATGGAATGCCTTTCACATTTGTATAAATATCACTACATTTTATCTCCCAAAATAGTGAAATAGAGTTAATATTGACTTTTACCAGGTGGTGGAACTCAAAACAGGGAAGGGGCTGACGTTGTATGGATTTTATAAAATTCCTCCTCTTGATGTCATGATCACATGGTCAGAAAACCACACAACCATTCTCCCTTCCAGAACCCACAAGGTGAGTTTTATGAGAATTGATTTTGTGCTGAATGTGATTTCTAGTAGTTCATTTGTTTCCAGATAAGGGAgcgtattttttttatttctacttGGTGACACTGGAATTAGCATATACTTTTTTACTTCTTTCTATCACAGGAATGGAATTTCTTTTTGAATAAAGGGTCTCagataaacatatcctattccATGAACTCCCTAAGTTCATCCTCTGTCGTCCTGGTAATTGCTGAAGGTAATAATTAATTTCTAACACATAATTTTACTTTTAGCACTTAGAGACCTGACACAAATGTAGATTATTGAAAAAGTTGGAGAATAGAAGTACGCAGGAGGACAAATATATTGCTGGTTGTTGCAGATAGAAATTAGAACTCACATAATGAGAATTTGACAGATGCAAAAGTCATGTAGCACGTGTAAGATTAATTTATTTGCCTTTTTAATGTTTGTTTTCTTCAaaagctaattttttttttagctaaATGACTTTGGTAGGTGGCTAAAGACACCATCACTTGTGATGATGGAAAAAAATCGAGGAATTACATAATAGTTTTTCGGGTGTATTTTAATTGCGCAGGAACACGCCAGTGGACAAGTGTTTTACCTAAATGGTAATGATTGATTAGATGTGGGTCGTACTTGGAAAGCATTTTGTTAATGGCATATTTAACACTAGCCACTCTTAATGGAGTTGTTTAAGACACGCTTTTACCAtgcttgtttttttttgtgCGTTGGCAACTCATATTGGTGGTATATTTTTAGAATGAGGGTTTctattctttggataccctgtGAGATTTTCCTGCATGCTGCATCATTCCAGGAAATGAAGGTCTGGATGTGTGGCTTCAGAATCCATTGTATCCAAATACAACCTTATCTTGGAATATCATACGCGGTGAGGTAAAATAAGGTCAAGTATTGAGTGTTAGTTATGTCAGGGGTTGAATCTCACCGGTTTACTGTCCACAGGAAATGGCTCAGTTCAGAAAAAGGTGTCCAAATCTTCTTCTTACTACATTGCTGTGGGTAACTTGAATTCTGAAGTAGAAAAGGCAAGTGTTCTTAAATAAATTTGTGGTACAGACACTCTTTTAACGATTGGAACGTCGCATTGGTTGTAATCCTGTGCATGAAGTGCAGCAAGTACTTCAGTTTGAATAATTTGATCTCGGTGTTGTTTGCTTTAAGTTATTGGTCTCGTTTTTTAAGAACAGGGGCAAAAATTCCTACTTTCTATGTTAAATATCCACCAACTGAATTTTCATGGAGGGGCTAATAGATTAAAATTTTCCTATTAAGATTTCCAATGACTTCTTCTTGCATTGCTTACTGACATGGGATGTGCTTAACAGGTGCGGCTTCAGATCCAAATACAGGCTTTTCTCTACAATACAACAGAAGCAGGTTACCAGTGTATGCTTGAGGAGGGCCAATGTAGTTTCAAACTGTATGTCCCAAGTGACAGTGCTGCTCTTCTCACCGCTCCTGGTCGAAAACCTGTGAGTCTTTCTTGGCTGATTGTTTTCAGCgacaaataaatttttgatcTGTTCGACTGAAAACTACCGAGTCATTCTCCTGTTCATCACCATGCTTTCATCAGAAAATGTAAAAGTAAATTCCTCATAAGTGAACATGTGCAATATGTGTGTGCCTTTGTTATGCTAGGAAGTCACATAAACTGAGGATTCTTCTCTATTTGTGTAGGGCATGGCTAATGATGCCTGGTATGTTAAAATCTCATATGGACCTCGATGGTTAACATATGTTTTTGGCCTAGGTACATTTTTTCTTGCTAAATACACTCTTACATAATCTATATCATTCAAATTCTACGATTTCTTCAATCTCTTATGAATGCAGGTGGAGTGACTGTTCTTGTGCTACTCATCAGTCAAACCTCGAACCATTGCAAGAGCATGGATCAGGAAAACAGAAGAGAACCAGTGGGCAACAGGGGACTTGAGAGAAGCCCTTTGCTCTCACAGAAAGATGATGATCTTTCGAGTTGGGGTTCCTCGTACGTGTCTGGCTCAGAGGACGACAAGTCTCTTGAAGATGCACGGGATGGGAAGCATGTTAAAGATACCGAGGACAACAGCTTGCGGCGTCTCTGTGCAATATGCTTTGATGCTCCCAGGGACTGTTTCTTCCTTCCATGTGCACATTGTGTCGCTTGCTTTGGATGTGCCACAAGGTAATTTCGACCGCCATGCATATTCGTCTTAATACATTATAGGGAGAGGAGTGAAAGTTTGGTGAAAGCTCGACCAGAGTCATGTTTCAACCGGGTTTAAAGACTTTTTCGCTCGTGTGCAAATTTAATAAGTGattgataaaaattataaaatcaagTTTTCATGCTCAAACTCGAGTAACTTCATGTCTGATCAGCAATCTCTCTAGGAACCAATTCTTGGTCAGAAGTAACTAAACATGACTCGATCTTTACTTTACAGGATAGCTGAGGCTTCTGGAACCTGCCCTATTTGTCGTAGATGCATAAAAAAGGTAAGAAAGATATACACAGCTTGAGCCGCACCTGAATCGTGTTTcgattttgaaattattgaaatttatcAAGTTAAATTGATCTGAGAATGATCAAGTTCAGTGGTTGTATAGATTCCGGTTACAAATGATCCTTGAGAATGTCACACGTTAATGTAATAGCTTGTCTGACGTTAGAAACTGAATTattgaaataatatatattgttTGAGTTCGATTTTTCAAAACGGTTTACGCTTATATATATTGTCTTGCGTTCGACCTATCTCACGAATATAAATCTACGAGATTTTTCATATGAGACCTACTCGTTACTCAATATTGTCGGAACTATAAAGAATCGGTAtattatacatacatatatagtaGGTCTAGATAGTCTCGCATGATCAATCATGTTCATATTTACAGTAAAAAGTAATATTgctcatatttaaaatgaaaatcaatattttttcagTGATGATCCAAACAAGATATTCATCTCACAAAGTATATTTATTACGATTATTAAATCaacaaaaaattgttttgataCTTTAAGTGAATTTCCACAAAAGTGATGCTACTCGTACAATGAAATTTGTACATCAAATCttacaacacaaaaaattcaatacaagaatttaatttatcaaaatatcaaGATACATTAAATACATAATCTCGCgatacaatatcaaaatatcacaATATTATTGTTATTAAAAGAACAATAATAGATCTACATCTTTGTTTATACTCttacttaaaatttttctcatttctctcGTTAATTGCAAAAATACCcttgataaaaaataaatatctagTTGATCAAGGAAAGTTTTATAACTAATAAGAAAATGTGTAAACCAATGTGTACATCTAGCATTACTCTTCCACGTGTTATTCTTCCCATATTTGTAATTGTAAGAAGAGCACATTAATAATTTAAGGAAAATGTTACATACATTTTCAATTaaggcaaattattttaaactccccACTACCAAACTTCTCTTTAACTTAACTCCCTACCCAcccctttctttatttttactccctagtggtccctatatttgaattaaaatataattaaaactaatcatttgtacgtggctttgttatacctatcgaaccagtcccggccatgcaagactattagttacgcaaggtttccagccgatatactccagattagggtccaacatgctttcgtaagatgaattaaatttaaatacctttttgaccataatgtcttcgggtcatacctgccgagttttacgaagtgctcctcacaatCCAACCACGCattcgcaacagatggtttctgcacaagctccttcaacgacacccagcacagccttaattcgttttctaccttaagacgtatggtatttaaatttaattataaaatatgaacatgaaagaacgagagatttagaaaatttattcagacataatattattacataaatcaactcatttgaagaggagaagacaacttgtttagctactcatagtagctttgttcttgaaatacataaaagaaaacttaatacaaagatagggaaatattacaacaatttatttgtaagaaaactgaaagaaatgatcgatatcttcagcttcctcaaatgcctgtatttatagctgtagttccactcgtttcaccgagaaactttaggaaatctcacagctgtcttgtatttctttatgccattattgatgacatcttttactattggaggaggcagctgtcttgaattttttatgccattattgatgacatcttttactagtggaggaatcacatgtctgccactttcttttggctttattctcctcacatgcctgctttattgttgtcggggcatcttttgcttttgaagtaggccctGTGAAAATGCATCTTCGGTGGTCCTTGTCtccctttgcttgtctcggaaaaattctttcgatccgttcggggtctaaaggtttttccaaattctggctccttctgatttgggcattctgggcagatattctctgatcatcgtccaatatgagccatgttacagaaTTTTcgacgagtttctttactctccggcagcttgttgttccacaaaagatttctcttcttttcgaagagttcttccgcaaatgctgtagtttttcctgttattgtgtttaacaggaacgatccattcatagaattctgataaaatttgaatgaaaaCTTGACTTTATCCATCTCAgaaagacagacccaaataccccatgcccttctggttgagatctcattttccccgaaagtggacaccaagggtatttttttagtttaaggatccttgataaatttatgactatttatatcaggtttcctcagcttgataaaatgaaagggttcgtgtgatcctttcactgttggttctgaagctgcactgaaaaagtataactcaagcacatctcctctggccaaatgatcattatttgcccatgtttcttggactgcttcctggatccattttggtaactgtgatatctccgggaagcttgctgatgttgtataaactgaggccaaagccccaaattcataccaaagttttacatctttaggattgacattgttttttagccaaacccttggatatattcctgcaacatcaaccctgcaagtgttcgggttgatttcactcattgtattcaatttctcccaccttttttgataaacctggaatggagaaataatagatggattagtatcaatcttagatttgcccttgccagtgttgggcctaagattgatctctttttcttttaccccagaggcggagggttgacttgatgagttatcctcatcaattatTGCTTCATCaagatcatcaaaggctgatgatagattagcacttgtttcttgagttttacatttctcaacatcttgtttcacaaccggtggttgtatttcttgttcttgtaaaaccaatggttttagcatatcttatttatgagaaaccaatggtttctctatagccttcataATTGGctcttgaatagcagcccatagttgtgtttgagcttgcatacatcctgtaattcgattagatactttgatccgatcagcttgttttAACCTTCGGGctatttcagcattaatggctaactgtttgaactcgttttgaagcaacccaaggtgttccctgagatgcctatgcattttcatgatggaatccacgtcactgccttccatctcttgttaagaaatctgcaagaatattttcatgagatttaataataacaatatcaaaaatataattttgacataatgcttgccatcttaataacctagctttctcaggtttagactcaatcttattttttaggaaagcttttacctgggtgttatcaaccttcagagtgaattttttagcaagtaaaaataatggacatttttcaaaagcccttttaactgcataaaatttcttctcgttgatatgccatctaatggcctcagattttaaaaaaagaccACTACAGTATCtacatggtatttctccatctggagtgatcttggtaaggactgctgcccaccaatcgtcactggcatccgtaaataataccagatcatcttcatctacgggtatagccatttttgggagattcttacatatctcttttaattggtttacccctttagtatggtcatcggtccatataaacctagcatccttttttaacaaagaactgaacacctttctgtacattgctagattgttaatgaacatccctgcaaaattaactactccaagaaaactctggagttgttttacatctttgagtttatctggaaaattttttacctttttcacaatatggggttgtagaattattccagtttcatcaatctcaatatcaggaattcaattttcctcgttgctatgactgctttcttttcagataaaaccaatccttcttgtttacaaattttagagaaaatctctaagtgtttaacgtgttcgtctatattttttgatgctataagaatatcatcaatataaacaaacataaagttgaaataatctttaaaaagattatccatctttctttgaaatatctggggtgcattagctaaTCCCATAGACATAACTtaccaaatatagtgtccttgtggagtagagaagactgtgaatttcttacttccttcttccattcgaatctggtaaaatccatacttacaatcaaattttgagaacactctagcatttcgtacacaactaattaggtgttctctactcggtatgaagtacccatcaaactccaggattttattaataccttggtagttaataactagcctgAGTTTCCctatttttatttcaccatgatttctaaccagaaaacctgggctgctatatggtgaaactccttctttgattaaatcaaggtccaaatgttccttgataatcattctcatatccttttgatctgttatgttcatcgggataggcttatatctgatgaattcatactctttgccttcctttagagtaagactgactttgagttgatttctatcccatcatgccaaaggatgctcgttgtaactttcattgagtctctttttgacatcttcaagggatactttattctttatatctctgtgatttagagttatcttgagaagctccatatcctatgtttggagttcttgttctgttgttattttcaacatggtttctccaaaccttcttggttctttcatttttgggtgaaaaatttgtcctttatcaccacgctgactgcgaaatattatcggcaattgtcaataaaaagcaaccttgagtctttgaacgataattttatgatcacaaattgtagtgaacataagtcttcttgactcattgtcttgtgtgtacttcttaaacatttgtaagaagttatttcctaacaggatatcagctcctgtatcatggaaatagattggtggtgtttttaccttgtaccaaggtgtttgacctgcacctcccataaggatctctgcttgttttattcctttgcaaagaattaaaattcttcgagagaaatctcgtccagcaatttttggcaattcctcttcacattcttcagggaagactcctctttttgctgtacaaattcctgctttccgagtcaatataagctgcaaaatactcagccttatattgctcatataacatccctatcggaatgtatatggagaaaggacttgttgtcattttttaaagggattactaaatggtcccgccatttttaacagactgtgttgtaactcagtaatccgattaataTTATTTACCTTTAGTTTCCCTAAGGCCTCaaaaggtagagtatggttactcttttttacttcttcaatgcgttctagtaaatcatgtttatgacttactaatttcaactgtTGCTTCTTTCTCTATCTGtgaacagagttctcgaatctaattaagggattgtcccttatccaattctcttggttttccatttcgtagaattcttattgaattctccaagtcttttctttgccatgaactctattctcttttcaaggcgtttccatggtttatggtcctccaggaattctagaccaagaatgagttgatccatttctttttctggaattccccagatttgaactttcaattctccaatatttatcactccttggtaagttcctttttcctgttgttcgaaatagtaaatcgagttacaagggaacaagTTCCGAtaacttgtaatttcgaatactattttcacttctttccatccttctggagatctaagttttcctattatagaaaactcttttttttctggtggaatttcttgaataggagatttgtcccatctcctgctTGTCATTCTGTGTAGTGActctgcatggaatcacctactaactggcaactaatagcatgcattaaacttaatacagcaaaaataacttaacagagtaagacatgcggaaacaaaatccataatttacatatcagcttagtaacataatccagacttaaatctgtaatgatacaaccaaatcgaaatcttaaacagtaaacattatacagctatatcgaatcctgctgtataataaaatcctcaaggctcctgctccctagtcctgccttgaactaccagctccgtccatcttgcgacctgccccatgga
Proteins encoded:
- the LOC140883796 gene encoding E3 ubiquitin-protein ligase APD2-like isoform X1; the encoded protein is MEHQVQRFIREDCFGDATGSASGSEVQEEGENFEESTPLPFPQRNLEYSGNSHHGDRLTATENEGSPATQSDAWSCVIVVLTFCLFGSMTLLFGVYASENVLLGPYSSILINPNHLFVDSIKVVELKTGKGLTLYGFYKIPPLDVMITWSENHTTILPSRTHKEWNFFLNKGSQINISYSMNSLSSSSVVLVIAEGNEGLDVWLQNPLYPNTTLSWNIIRGNGSVQKKVSKSSSYYIAVGNLNSEVEKVRLQIQIQAFLYNTTEAGYQCMLEEGQCSFKLYVPSDSAALLTAPGRKPGMANDAWYVKISYGPRWLTYVFGLGGVTVLVLLISQTSNHCKSMDQENRREPVGNRGLERSPLLSQKDDDLSSWGSSYVSGSEDDKSLEDARDGKHVKDTEDNSLRRLCAICFDAPRDCFFLPCAHCVACFGCATRIAEASGTCPICRRCIKKVRKIYTA
- the LOC140883796 gene encoding E3 ubiquitin-protein ligase APD2-like isoform X2 is translated as MGCSSVPFLFSGSMTLLFGVYASENVLLGPYSSILINPNHLFVDSIKVVELKTGKGLTLYGFYKIPPLDVMITWSENHTTILPSRTHKEWNFFLNKGSQINISYSMNSLSSSSVVLVIAEGNEGLDVWLQNPLYPNTTLSWNIIRGNGSVQKKVSKSSSYYIAVGNLNSEVEKVRLQIQIQAFLYNTTEAGYQCMLEEGQCSFKLYVPSDSAALLTAPGRKPGMANDAWYVKISYGPRWLTYVFGLGGVTVLVLLISQTSNHCKSMDQENRREPVGNRGLERSPLLSQKDDDLSSWGSSYVSGSEDDKSLEDARDGKHVKDTEDNSLRRLCAICFDAPRDCFFLPCAHCVACFGCATRIAEASGTCPICRRCIKKVRKIYTA